ATCACCAGCTTGAAAATACTATGCAATAAATAGCTACaacccaggtgcagggttctgGAGGTAACTGGCTGGTGGCCAGGGCAGTGCTCCTGCACAGGGGCTGTTCTCCTGCTGTCCGGATTGGAGGACTTCAACAGCCGTGCTGCTGTGGTCATCCATTCACTCCAAGCCctagggagggagaggaagaacacTTTGAGCCCATCTTACACACCAGGATTCCGTGCCCGAATGTTCCCCCGAAACCCAACCCGCCCATCCCTGCACCTCCACTGTGTAACAAGGGAGCAGCTTATGTCATCCAGGCACCAAGGCAAACGTGTGGGTTGGAGGAGGCACACATGCCTCGGCCCTCAGTATCTGGTCACTTTGGGGGACAACGGCCACACCTTCCTCTCTGACAGGTGCCCAGGATGTTTGCAGACTGCCCTTGTGCATGCTGTCCCAGTCACCCTCCTCTAACTGATAACCATGACACACAGGGAAGGTTCTCGAAGCTTATCAGCAAACACTAACAGAGCTAGATGCTACCTGTTCATCTACtctatttcaaaggtagagatgGAGTTCTTtggccactggctcactgcccaaggcTCACAATAGTCAGGAACCTTCGTCTGTGTCTCTCAGTTGAGCGGCAGGGACTGACAGTCAATGCTCCTCGCAGGGTGTGTGTCAGCAAGACACTGGGAGGGAGGTGGCACTTGACCCCAGGCACCTGGATGCGGGATGCGGATGGCCAAGTGGCACACTGATGACCTTGGAGATGTCAAACGCCCCATTTCCCCATCCCCCCATTAAGCATGTTTAAGAACTGGGCACAGTGGCAAATGTGCAGCTTGTGGGCCTGCGGCTCATTTCTGGGCACGTAGACTCCAAGCCtcggttccattttttttttttaagatttatttatttttattacaaagtcagatatacagagaggaggagagatacagaagatcttccatctgatgattcactccccaagtgagcacaatggccggtgctgcgccgatcttaagccaagagccaggaacttcctccaggtctcccacacaggtgcagggtcccaaggctttgggccgtcctcaactgctttcccaggccacaagcagggagctggatgggaagtggagcagctgggattagaactggagcccacatgagatcccggggcgttcaaggcgaggactttagccgctaggccacggcgccgggccccggTTCCATTTTCCATTCTGACTCTTGCCCCTGTAGAGCCTGGGAGGTGACAGACAATGGCTGCAGTATTTGGGTCCTtgttccccatgtgggagacccagaggaagttcctggcttcagctttgcccaaCGCCTACcctggtatttggggaatgaaccggcagatggagaCTCCTCTgttgtctatctgcctttcaaacaaacaaatacaagtTACTTAAACACTGGAATCACACCTGTCTTGTGACAGGTGACCTGAAGACACCTGTTGTTTCCCCAGCTGTGCTCCTCCGTCCCGCCACAAACAAAGCTCAGGACCTGAGCACGCAGGTGCCCGTGAACCCCTCCACCGCAGAGCCCTCCCGCCGGGCAGGAAGTGGTTGGGGCACATCAGCCAGTTCTCACATTGCCAGCTAGGTTCCTCACGTAGACGAGCAGGTCTTGGTGAATCAAGGTCACCGCCGTCCGAAAGACGGTCCGCAGCAGGGACGGTGCGTGCTCCGCCACCTTCTTAGCCAGCAGCATGGTCAGCATCAGCATGGCCTTCTCCTTCTCCATGTCTGCAGGCCACGTCTTCATCGCCTGCCCCACAGCTGAGGCCAGCTGCTTCCTTCTGTCCTGTGAAGGGTCGCAAGGCACGGGGGGCTTACTACACCGTTTCCTTCGGGAGCAGCCCCCAGCGCCCAGCATGAAGCAGCAACGCCAAGGTTCGGCACTAGAGGGCGATACAACGGGAAGCCCTGTTTGGCTCCCTGCGTTCACCAGTGGAGGGGACCTTTTCTTGGCTCAGGGCCATTGGGATATTTGATAACACCATTCCAGAACAATATGCAATTAGCAATACTAACTGTGCTTGGAGACACTGCTTTTCCACCTGTGGCTGCTTTGATAGGACCCTCGGGTCAGAGGGTTCCCACCCCAGCACAAGTCACTCCTGTCCCTGAGAAACTCGAATAAaagttgagggcctggtgcagtagcctagtggctgaagtcctctccttgcaagcgtcaggatcccatatgggcgctgggtcatgtcctggctgctccactccccatccagctccctgctagtggcctgggaaagcagctgaggatggcccaaagccttggcacctgtacccatggggagacccggaagaggctcctggctggctttgaattgactcagctctggctgttgcagctgcttgggggtaaaccaacaaacagaatatctttctctctgtctctcctttctataaatctgccttgccaataaaataaatacaactaaggaaaaaaaaaatgtgagccaATTCTCTCAGGGGTCGCAGGCCCAACGCCCTGGGAGCTCTGAGTCCCACTCCTGCCCATGGGACAGGCAGCAGACCACAGACCAGTGGATTAGTGACCCTTGGGAGAAACTTGTATCATGGGAACTTGAATTGACACCTGTGGAGCTTGCAAGGGTGCCCTCTGAAATGCCACAGCATTGCCAGGCACTTCTGCAGCCAGGGCCGAGAGGGTAGGGGACCCCAGGAGGCTCCGTGGCCGACCCTGACTCATGAGTGTGTATCCGGGTGCTGCCTGGATTTTCAGCTGTTGAGTGAAACCCTCCTCTCTTCTAGCTACAGGTGTGTGCCTGCGGTTCTGGGCTCTGGCGCTCTACCCGCTGCTAGGTTGCTGCTGGAAGGGCACACCCCGCCATGGACCCATCCCTGTCTCCCTACAGCACCAGCCTAACAGCAGTAGCTGTTCTACAGAGGGGTAGCTCTGTATGTCTCTGGATAAGCGATCTGAAGTTCTGTCTGGGTGATGGCGAGCTTCTGGCGCAGCGTgttaagctggcatcccatgctggagcaccagttcaagtcctggcggctccacttctatccagctccctgctaatgtcctgggaaagcaacagaggatggtgcaaagtgCTTGGGCACTGGCCATCCGagcggagttcctggcttcagcctggcccagcccccactgttgtagccatgtggggagagagccattagatggaagacttctgtcacccttccaaataaataactaacAATCTTCAAAACTCACAGTTCTCTCTCGGAGGCTGCATTACAATCCCTAAGGCTGAAGGACGGGTCAGTTACTCCTGGCAGTCACCTGCAGGCTATTCGTCCTCTCACAGGCTTCGGTCCCTAACTCTGGTTACATCACAGCAGTTCTGACCGACAGCCCTGCTGCGACTCCACTCCCCCAGACCAAAGCCCTACACCTGGCACTCACGGTGCCCAGCACAGACTGTCCGTCCAACTGATGGTCCAAGAAGCCCTCCCACTTCCCACAGGCATGGGTGGGTCCTGTTCTTCTGCTCACCTCCTCCGACCGCCCGTTCCTGAACTCGGCAACCAGGTTGTTCACCAGGCCTGGCTGGATGTGGCGGTCCATCCTGTCCCCAATTTGGGCGAGCCGCCTGGCGATATTCCTGATGACCTCCTCTTGGCTCTCAGAATCTGAGTGTCAGGGCGGAgggagtcagagacagagaaggttcAGATAGACCCCAGTGCACACcttctcccagcccagcccagcccagcccacaaagctgccttctgcttctgcagCCAGACTGCTGGGAAGACCTGGGTCTGGGCAGAGGTCATAGCCAAATACTGGCTGGAGGTACAGGCCTCTTTCCAGTCACCTGCCCATAGGCAGGCTCAGCTTGCTGGCTATTCAAAAGTGTGGGCCCCCTGAGGGCTAAGTGTGGCTGCCAATTTCAGGCATCGGCATATAAGAAGTGTCTGGAAGATGCTGTGCCAACCGTCCTGCCCCGGGATTAGGCACCCTACTCCTTTGCTAATAGGGTGGCTGAGGCATGCATACTGTCCCCCAGTCCCTTCTCCTAGCAAGCCCCGGACCCTAAGCTTCTGTTATGGGAGCTTGCATTGACATCTGTTGAGCCTGCACGGGTGCCTCCTGAAATGCCAGGCTCCGTGTGGCTCCCTGGCCTCCCCATGGACTTGACCGTGGTATGTGAAGTACCAACACAGCATCACTTCTTAAAACCCCGGGGTCGAGTGTTTCGTTTAGTGGCCAAACACACCATTCCTAACCCAGCTGaagactccagtttcctgctggggcacctgggaaagcaggagaggatgggccaagtgcttggggcgCCGCACACACCCAGGAGAAccgaatggagttcctggatcctggcttctgcctggtccagccctggctgttgcggtagccccttggagagtgagccagcgaatggaaggttctcactgtctctctccctctctgtctctcgtgcGCTTAACTCTTCAAGTGCAGAAATGAATTTTCTTAAGAATGCAGAACAGCTCTGCCGGTGCTGGCCTCTGCCGGAGCAACGAGTCGCACACAGCCTGGCCTCCTTGACTGCCGACTTCCTTCACATGGTCTCTGTCCAAGTGCTTGCTACACTCACTCAGTGCAGCTctcacagggcctgggctttcacagctcccagcttctgcttaAGCTACCGCCATTCTGTCTTTCCACTTTCCCCAAAGAACCCGACAACACTGCGTTGGGGGTCAGAggtccccgccccccgccccccgcccccgacTTCTCATAGCATCGCTGGCCTGAGTCTGCACCTCATCCACTATCCTGCAacctctccacctgctgtgcacctgtgTTCCTCCCCTCGGGCCTCGAGCTCCGAGCCGTCAGGATGTGCATAGGACTAAGTGAATGAACTCAGGGCGGCTGCAGCCTCTCCGGCGCTGCTGGCCGCCGTGGACGGTCAGGGGCTTGGCTGGCCCGTGTGCTACCAGCGCTGCACTGAGTTTGCACAGAAGCCAAGCCAGGTCTACAGGCAAGGAAGGGCCTGTGTGGAGAAGAGCAAGACTGGCTGGCGTCTGCAGCAGCTTTGAGCCTAGACCTTGCCTCACGATCGAGTGCTTCTCTGTTCAGGGCCAGCCCAGAGACTTGCTGGCTAGGGAGCTGTTGGTGTACTCCatggccaccagagggcagtgCAACCCCCTACACAAAGGGACATGGCACAGCTGGATCCTGCGGTAGGGACTCTCTATTTTGTTTTACATctttaaagactgatttttaaaaattattattggaaagtcagatgtacagagaggaggagagacagagaggaagatctcttgttcgttggttcactccccaagcggctgtaatggccggagctgagctgctctgaagctaggagccatgagcctcttccaggtctcccacgcagctgcaaggtcccaaggctttgggctgtcctgactgctttcccaggccacaagcatggagctcgatgggaagcaggggtgctgggattagaactggcacccatatggaatatgcaaagtaaggactttaggtgctaggccacgccgctgggcccctggcgaggactcaaaccagggtcTGAGTCACctgtgaggaaggcaggaagccCAAGGGCAGCACATTTCCAAGTGTCCTGTGTGACTCCAGCCTGTACATAGCCCGGGGCAGCCTCTGCCCACACAGCACCACTGACCATGGGCATGGGAACTCCGGCTGAGGCAGGCACGGAGGTCTGGAGACAGATGCGACACTGCGCCAGGGAGGCCAGGCTCTGGGGGGCCCTCACTCCACCTCTGATGAGCCCACCCTAGCCACCAACACTTCCTCACGCAGCAATGAGGCTCGGAACACTGTGATGTACCTGAAAGACCATGGGTCACCAAAACCAGCTACCACTTGTACTCAAAAATGCATCCCAGAGCAGCAGTGGGGCTCAGCTGGACCTGCTCAGGGCTAAAGTGTCCAAGTCACCTGCGAGGAAGGCTTAGGCTTAAGGCTTAGGGCTGTGTTCGCGAACGCCCTGTGGCAGCAACCAAACCAGGACCTGTGTAGGAAGGACCCACGGGTTGGTGTTTTTGAGAGTGGGAGACAACCACTTGCCATCCATCAGTTTGCTCACCATGAGGATGGGCTAGGAGCTAGgatctcaatccagatctcccatgtggtggtgCCAGCCGGCTACGTGAgcagtcactgctgcctcccggggtctgcgtcagcaggaagctggagtcaggagtcaggctgggaaccaaacccaggcactctgatgggagACATGGCATGCTGACCATCGGGTTGAACACCTGTCTCCTGCCCCCAGGGTTACCAAAAGCTCCCTGCGTGCTGGGAACTGCATATATCCAAGTTTGAGAATGCCTTAGGTCAGAGAATCCAAATGGTTCCCAAACTTTGATTTACATGGGAGAGCTGATAATACACACTATTCCATATTAGTTTCAGGCCCCAACACCTAAAAGGGGTTTTGGCTTCTCAGAACGGGAGTCCTTTCTGATGTGTTCACCCTAAAAGGCGGTCCCGGAGGCTAGCACAGCTGGACGCAATGGCGCACACAGCAAATGTGTGTCCTATAGGCACCCCGAGTCCCTCCCAGCCCGCAGATGCCCACATGCCACTGACGATGGCAGAGCCCAGCTTCAGCCGCGTGCCTACCTGCCCCTGCTCTCCCACCATGGAACTGGCTGGCCCGGTTGCCATCTGTCTGCAGCTCATCGTCGTAGGCATCAGCAGCTAGTGTGATTGGCGTAAGCAGCTCCCTGCCCAGCGCCTGCAGCTCATCATGCAAACTCTGGCTGGCACAGCTCTGCAGGAAGCCTAACACCAGCAAATTGGTGATGTGTTCGTCTCCGAGGCCTGGACCATTGCAAACCTAAGACGAGAGGGAGGCAAGGAGAGTGGGAAACAGGGCCAGGGTCAGCTGGAGGCCTTGTTGACAGCTGAGCAGGCAGGAGCCCACAGGAGCCCCAGGGGCATCAGTGCTCCGCAAGCGAGCTGAGGGCCCGCTTTAGCCAATTCCACCTGCAGATGCCAAACAGGGACGTGCGGTTCTGCTGCACGGCTCCTCTGCCACTGCTTCCTGAGGGCAGCCAGGGGGGTACAGGTGCTGCTCAGAGCCCCCAGAAACCCCGTGCAGCGAACCCTGCACCCCGGACCACAGGGGAAGAAACTTCTGCTATTGAAAGCTGGTCCGTGGCCCAGAAACCAGTACAAGCAACTTTTGCCCGAGGTCTTCCTTTGGAGCTGGGAACCTGTTCCTGGGCACCACCTTCGACTCTGCTGAAGCAAAcgcccacagtcccagctcccacaAGAAAAGAGCTGCCTGGGAGGGGACAGAGGGGTTTCATGGGCAGATAAGGTGACCAGGGTCACCCACGA
Above is a window of Ochotona princeps isolate mOchPri1 chromosome 27, mOchPri1.hap1, whole genome shotgun sequence DNA encoding:
- the BID gene encoding BH3-interacting domain death agonist, with the protein product MDPKVCNGPGLGDEHITNLLVLGFLQSCASQSLHDELQALGRELLTPITLAADAYDDELQTDGNRASQFHGGRAGADSESQEEVIRNIARRLAQIGDRMDRHIQPGLVNNLVAEFRNGRSEEDRRKQLASAVGQAMKTWPADMEKEKAMLMLTMLLAKKVAEHAPSLLRTVFRTAVTLIHQDLLVYVRNLAGNGLE